GGTGCCTCAAATACTTTATCCGGCAGGGCCCGGTTGAGTTCGACCTTTTTGAAGTGGAGCAGGGTCTGGTCGCCCGCTGTCTCCTGCAGGAGTACGGTTGCAATATGGCGCAGGTCTTCGGCAAAGGTGATGTCGAGATGCCGGATGAAGCCGGCCTCGCCCCGGTCGCGCGGAATCAGGCGGAGGCGGGGAGGCTGCGTCTGCAGCAGTTCCATCTGATAGCGCTGTTGCAGCCATTCAAGATCAACCCGGGCCCAGGCGAGCAATTGTTTGGCAATCATCCCCATCACCGGGTCGCGTTCGACCGAGAAACGTCCCCGTTCCCGGCTCAGTCCGTTCCAGCGCACGCCCTGGTCGCCGCGCAGAACGAAGCCCGATTTGAACGGCGTCAGCAGCTCCCAGCGGAGCTGATCCGGTTTGCGATAAGCAAACCGCCCCTCCGAGAGCAATTTCTCGGAAAAGATCGCGAGATGCTTTTCCTGGATAAAGTCGCTCGACAGGGTTTGGGTCGCCGCCGCAGCCTGGCGGAGGCGCTCAAGCAGGGAGTCGAGCTCGTTGGCTCGACCCGGCAGGGCGAGCAACAGAAACAGCAGGATTGTCAGGGAGAAAGACTTCATTATTTCAGTTGATCCAGACCTTGATTTCGCCTTCGGCGAGACACTCATCGGCCCGCCAGATTTCGCCCCTGGCGATGGCGAGGTCGTCGAACTCGGCGATCGTCCGGATCGCGATGCGCAGGGTGTCACCGCTGTTGGCCGAGGCCTGGCGGGTCAGTTTCTTGATGCCGACGAGGAAACCCTGCCGCACCGGGGCGGCGTCAAGCAGATCGTTATAGCCCTTGATCATGGCGTAAGCCTGCGCAATCAGCTCGGTCAACGCGATGTCATCGAGAACGCCGCTGGCGTCGACGAGCGGGCAGTCGGCCCTGATATCGGCTTCGATCGTGCCGTTTTTGTCGTCGATATCGACCAGCCGGTCGACCAGCCGCATCGGCAGGCGGTGCGGGATCAGTTCTTCGGCTTCGAGCGGCAGGGTCAGGTCCATTATGCCTCCCAATAGACCGACAGGTCGTCGAACAGCTGGCTCGAAAAGAGCCGCTTACGGAATTTGACCAGATCGTCATGGAAAATCGATTCATTATTGTACTGGTTGAAATCCTCGTTGAGGATCCGGAAAATTTTCCCGGTTCCGGACCCGAGACCTTCGGCGTTGCGGAACGAGAGCGCCTGCAGGTCGGCGAGAACCTCGAGGGTGACGACATGTTTGGCGTTGCTGACCGACTTGAAGGCCTTGCGCGCCGCCACCGTCCCCATGCTGACGACATCCTGGTTCGAGGCGTTGCAGCTGATCGTGTTGGTGCTGACCGGGTTGGCGAGCTGGCGGTTTTCGGCGGTGGTCGAGGTCGCCAGGTACTGCGCCCCCATGAAGCCCATGGTCAGTCCCAGGGTGCCGGGGATCAGAAATTCCGGCAATCCTTCGTTGAGGCTCTTGTCGAGGTACTTGTTGGTGCGGCGCTCCGAGATATTGCAGAGAGTCGAGATCGCCATGCAGAGCATGTCCATGACGAAGCCGATGCTCTGACCGTGGAAATTGCCGCCATGAATGACCTTTTTCTTCTCCGGGATGATAATCGGGTTGTCGTTGGAGGAGTTGGCCTCGATCTCGACGACCCGGCTCGCCTGTTCGATCGCCTCGGCGACCGGGGCGAGGACCTGCGGCGTGCAGCGGACCGAGTAGACATCCTGGACGTTGATACTGGTCTCGTAGACAGGGCCGTCCGATTTCTGGTCGCGGATCTTGTCGTGCATCTCCGAGCGCAGGGTAATATTCTGTGAACCGGAATAGAGCCGGCGGATTGTGTCGGCGATCTGCAGTTGGCCGTGGTGCGGCTTGACCCGGTGCAGATCCTCGTCGAAGGCATCATCAATGCCGCCAAAGATCTCGATCGCGAAGGCGCCGGTTACGCAGCTGATGTTGAGCAGTTTTTTGGCACCGAAGATGGCGAAAGCGGCGAGGGCGGTCATGGCGCTGGTGCCGTTCATCAGGGCGATGCCCTCCTTGAAGCTGAGCCGCATCGGCTGCCGGCCGAGCTTGCGGTAGGTGGCCGCCGCATCGGTCAGTTCGCCGTCGTAGTAGAGCCGGCCTTCACCGATGATCGCCAGCGAGAGGTGAGCAAGGTGGATCAGGTCGCCCGAGGCGCCGACCGAGCCGCATTCCGGAATGTGGGCGGCAAGCCGCTCGTTGATCATCCATTGCATATGCTCGAGCAGTTCAATCCGGACGCCGCTGAACCCTTTGGCCAGGGTATTGAGCCGGACCGCCATCACCGCGATTGCGATGTAGTCCTTGAGCGGATCACCGAGACCGGCGGCGTGACTGCGGATCAGGTTGATCTGCAGCTCCTCGATCTGCTCATCGTCGATGATCTTGTTGCACATCGGGCCGAACGAGGTGTTGACACCGTAGATGACCCGTTTCGCCGCGACCTCCTCCTCGAGAAAGCTGCGGCTGGCCCGGCAGCGCTCCAGCGCCTCCGGATCGAGAGCAACCTTGCGGTCGCCAACACCGATGGCTACTATTTCATCAACAGTCAGGTCGTTGCCGTTAAGGATAATGGCGGAATCTTTACTCATCGTTTCTCACTTTCCTGTTCGCTCTTTCGGTAGTCAAAAAATGTAATCGGTTTGCGCCGGTCCGGCCGCACCGTCTTCTGTGTAATCTGTTCCGGGCTGATCAGGACCACTTCCGGTCGCACCCGGGTTTTTCCGGCAATTTCACCGGCCAGATAATCGGCGGTCAGGGCGGTATCGCTGACACCGATGACGACCCGGACCCGGTCCGAGAGATCGAACTGCTGTTCGACCTCGAGGTAGTGGTTGACAACTCCGGGAATACGGTGCAGGACATTGCCGATTGCCGCCGGGTAGAGGGTTGTCCCCCGGACCTTGAGCATCTGTGATTTGCGACCGATGATCGGTCCGAGACGGGGTGTCTGTCGACCGCAGGCACAGGGCCCGGGATGAAGGGCGGCAATATCACCGGTCCGGTACCGCAACAGCGGCGTGCCCTCGATGCCGAACGGGGTAACAACGACCTCGCCCGGTTCGCCGGGCGGCAGCAGGGACCCCTCTTCATCAATGATTTCAACGGCAATCAGCTCCGGCAGCAGGTGACCGCCGCAGCCGGCCGGGCAGTCGGTAAAGGCGGTTGCCATTTCGGTACTGGCGTAAGTGCCGAAGACCGCCGCATCCCAGGCCCCGGTGAGGGCTTCCCCGAGCGGCGACAGGCTCAGGTCGGGGTTACGGATCGGTTCACCGATGCAGATCAGTTTGTTGATGCCGCAGGCGGCCGGATCGAGGCCGCGGCCCTGCATCTTCCGGGCGAGGCCGAGAAAGAGGCTGGGGACGCCAACCAGCACGTTCGGCCGCTGCTTTTCAATCGCTTCTGCGACCAACGCCGGTTGGCCCGAGCCGACCCGCAGGGCAGTCGCGCCGATCCGGCGCAGTCCGAGAAAATAGGCGAGGCCGGCCATGAAGCCGCGATCGAGAGCGGCACCGATCAGCACTTTGTCGTGGCGGGTGATCCCGGCCGCGGCAAAAGAGAGCGCCTCGTTCAGGGCGAGCCGCTGCAGATCCTTTTCGGTCTGCCAGATGGTCACCGGTTCGCCGGTGGTGCCGGAGGTCTGGCAGATATCGACGACCTGGTCACTGCCGACTGCCAGAAATTGTTCGTTCTGGTTGGCGAGATCCTGTTTGCCGGTCAGGGGCAGCTGCTGCAAATCTTCGAGGGTTTGAATCTTGGCCGGTTCGATCCGGTTGCTGGCAAAAACCTCCCGGTACCAGGGTGATGCTTTATCCAGGTAGCTGAGGTGCTGTTGCAGAAGCTGGCACTGGCGCCCGGCGATGACCTCCGGGTCGGCAAAGCAGATATCGGGCACAACGTCACCCATTCAACGATCCTTCCTGTCGGCCCGCATCTCGACCAGGGCTGCACTCATCCGCTCCTTGGTGAGCTTGCGCAGGCGCAACGGGCCGTCATTGCCGGAAAATTCGGTGGTGTCAATCGGCTCGAGGGCGCGCAACTTGATGCGGCAGGGTCGCAATTGCTTACGGCCGGGCGGCAGCAGGATGTCGGTGCCGTCGATCACCAGCGGGGTCAGCTGCACCCCGGCATCGATCGCCGCCTTGAAGCCGCCGGAATAGAAACGCTGCAGCTTGCCGGTCCGGCTGCGGCTCCCTTCGGGGAAGAACAGGACCGTGCCGCCGTTGGCAAAGGCCCGCTTACAGTTTTCCAGGGTCTCGAACCAGCTGCTGTCTTCGACATTCATATACCTGGCGAGGCGCATGAACTGTGAATACCAGAACATCCGGAACGGCCAGGCCCGGACCGCGAAGATGATGTCATGAACCGGCAGCATGGCCATACAGTAGGTGTCGAAAAACGAGAAGTGATTGACTACGAAAAGAGTCGGTTCTCCCGGCCTGATATGATCCATCTGTTCCCGATGAAAGCGGACAAACGGCCGCATCAACAGCAGCCAGCCGCGGCCGTAAATCCAGATGTACCAGCGCATCAGCCGGTCGACCGGCCAGCGCAGGATGATTTTACAGAGGCCGAGGACAAGGGGAAAGACGAGGATCCCGAGCAGGGTCCAGAGGAACATCATGCCGTAGCACCAGATGTTCATCAGGATGACCGGCAGGCTCCAGCCCCCGGTTTCATCTGTCGATTTACAGGTTTCGCTCACACCAGACATCGTAGATTCTCAGCTGTGTTCTTCAACCTTCTGCAGGACGAAATTATGGATATCACCGAGGGTCCGGATCGCCCGGATCGATTCTTCTTCACGGATTTTGAAGTCGAACGCGCCCTCGAGAACGATGACCATATCGACGGTATCGAGGCTGTCGAGGCCGAGGTCTTCGTAGATGTTCGCATCCGGGGTCATGTCGGCGCGGTCGAGCTCGAACTCCTCGGCGAGGCTCGAGTCGATCAGTTCAATTACTTCCTGTTCAGTCATTCTTTGGTGCTCCTTAGGATAACGGTGGAGTTAATGCCACCCATGGCAAAATTGTTTTTCAGGATGACGTTGGATTCGGTTTTCTTGTTCTGTTTCAAGTGCTCAAGACCGGCACAGTTGTTGTCGATCACTTCAAGGTTCCGGGTCGCAACCAGTTCGCCCCGCTGCATCATGCCGATACAGGCAGCCATCTCGATCGAGCCGCTGGCGGCCATGGTATGGCCGAGATGGCCCTTGAGGCTGCTCACCGGGGCCCGGTCGCCGACCAGATCACGAATCGCTCCGGCTTCCGCGGCATCGCCCTGCAGAGTGCCGGTGGCGTGGGCGTTGACATAATCAACCGCGGCGGCGCTCAGACCGGCATCGGCCAGGGCGAGCTGCATGCACTCGAGCATGGCGTTGGAGTCGGGATTGGCAATGCTCGAGGTGTCGGAGGTTGTCGCGAAGCCGCAAACTTCGGCCAGTATGGTCGCGCCGCGGGCCACCGCCCGGCTTTTTTTCTCGAGGAGCAGGATGCCGCTCCCTTCTCCACAAACGATGCCGTCGCGGGCGGCATCAAAAGGCCGCGGCGAATTCTCCGGCTGATCGTTGTAGCCGATCGAGGCGGCATGCATGACATCGAAGGTCGCGGTGGTCAGGGGGTGAAACTCGTCGGCGCCGCCGCAGAGGATCGCGTCCTGGCGACCGAAGGCGATCTGCTCGTAGGCGTAGCCGATCGCCTGGCAGCTGGTCGCGCAGGCGGCCGAAGGGGCCATCACCCGCCCGGTGATACCGAGTGACTGGGCGACGTTGGCGGCGCAGGAGTGGCCCATAATCTGGAAAAACAGTCCCGATTTCATCCGTTCAAGGCTGTAATCGCGGAAATAGTCGGCAAAGAATTTTTCACTGGTTTCGGTGCTGCCGAGGGTCGAACCGATGATGACGCCGAGGCGGCCGGCCGAGAGCTCCTCTTCCGGCCAGTTCGCCATCTCCAGCGCCTGCTGGCTGGCAAGATAGGCATAAATCGACATGTTCGACATCGAGCGCCTGATCTTGCGCGGCACCGATTTCGGATCGACTCCCTGAACCGTTGCCGCCAGGCGCGAGCGCAAGCCGCCGATCTTTTCGAGGCCGGCCTCGTGGCGGACTCCGCTTTCGCCGGCCAGCAGCGCCGTGACCAACTGATCGTAATCGAGACCGAGCGGCGAGATGATGCCGATTCCGGTGACAACGACATTTTCTAATGACATGATCTGAGTTCTCCACGCAGCTGGTCATGACCGAGGATCGAGCCGCAGGTCAGATAGCTGGAAACAACGGCGCCGAGCAGTCCCGGGGCGGCAATCGCCTGTCCCGAGAGGAAAAGTCCCGGCAACCGGGTCATCGGATGCGGATTATATTGACCGAGGAAGCGGCCGACGCCGTAGACCGCACCTTGCGGCGCCTGCGAATAGTCATGCAGGGTCAGTGGAGTCGCCAGTTCGAGCAACTCGAGGCCGGCCAGTTCCGGGGAGTTTTCGGCAAAAATGGCGAGCAGCTCCGCACCAACCTGCGCCTTGTGCCGCCGGTAATCCTCGCAGCGTTGCCCCTGCGGGGCGGCCCACCGGGAAACTTCGTCGTAAGCGGCCGGCATAATGCCGATAACGCCGTGCGCTCCGCCCTGGTCCGGCGCGGCCGCGGCCAGGTAGTATGCGCGCTGGTTCAGTGGCCGGTCCGTATTCGCTGCCATCAGGCCGGGTTGCGGCTGAACGAACATGTTGGATTGCTGCAGAAAACTGATCGGTCGGTCGCTCCGGGCAAAAACGATATAGGCCGAGCAGGTCTGTTCGAGCCGGCTCAGGCGTTTGCGGTAGGCCGGTCGCAGCAGGCCCTCCGGCAGCAGTTCCGGCAGCAGCGCCGGATTGATCGTTGCAACCACTTCCGATGCGGAAATCGTCTCGCCACTGCTCAGGGTGACCCCGGTCACGGCCTCAGGCTCCGCTTCGATCGCCGTCACATCGGCCCGACAGCGGATTTCGGCTCCCGCTTCGGCGAGCAGCTCGAGCAGCGCCTCAATCAGGGCCCGACCGCCGCCGCGGATGCCGTGAACCGAGTGGTAGTATGATCCGGCAACCTGAGTGTTCAGGGTCAGCGGCGCCGATTCGGCCGGGATGCCGTAAAGCAGGCTGTGCATCGACAGCAGGCTCTGCAGCTCCGGGGTCCCGGAAAACTGATCGAGGCTCTCCTTGAGCGATCTGCCGTGGACCGTCTGCATAGCGTAATCGGCAATGTCGGTGTCGAGGTTGAGATAGGGCAACCGATCCCAGGTGGTCTCGATTTCGCTGATAAAGCGGTCAACCTTCTGCCGCTCCTGCGGGAAGCGATCACCGAGTTTTTCCCGGATTGCAGCAAAGCCGACCGGCAGAGTAAAGGTTTCGCCGGTCGCCATGATCTTCAGCTGGTCAAACCGATCAGCGGCAAACGGGTAGAGTTCCAGCTTGTCATCGAGACCAAGATGCCGGAACAGCGGTCGGAAAGGACCACCGTCGCCGAGGCCGCCGGCGTAATGGAAGCCGCTGTCGAAATAAAGGCCGTGGCGCGAAAATCCGCGAACGACCGGCGCCGGCTGCGGGTGCTGCTCGAGCACCAGAACCTTGCGGCCGCTGCGGGCGAGCAGCAGGGCCGAAGTCAGGCCGGAAAGGCCGGCCCCGATAACGATCGCATCATATTGCATGGGTCAGCTGAAATCCAGAACCAGCGCGGCGTTGGTACCGCCGAAGCCGGCCGAGTTGCAGAGCACTTTCCGTGGTGCCTGCGGGATGGTCTCACGGATAATATTGAGGCCGGCGGTTTCCGGGCACGGCCTTTCGAAGTTGGCGCTGGCGGCGATAAAATCCTGTTGGGCCATAATCGTCGTATAGACGACCTGTGATGCCCCGGCCATCCAGAGTTCGTGGCCGGTCAGCGCTTTCAACGCTGAAACCGGCGGCGTCCGTTCGCCGAACACAGCATGAATGTTTTTCGCCTCGGCGGCGTCACCGGCCGGGGTCGAAGTCGCATGGGCGCAGTAATAGTCGATCTCGGCTGCGGCGAGGCCGCTGTCGTCGAGGGCCATCCGCATTGCCCGGCTCATACCGTCGTCACTCGGCACCGAAAGCTGGCCGCCATCGGACGAAAAGCCATAGCCGAGGACTTCACCGAGAATCGTCGCTCCCCGTTTTTCGGCGAGGTCGTAGCGCTCCAGTATCACCGTCGCCGCGCCGCCGCCCGGAACCAGGCCGTCCCGCCCGGCATCGAATGGTCGGCTCGCCCCGGCCGGGTCGTCAATCCGGGTTGAAAAGGCGCCGAGGCCGTCAAAGCTGCACATCGACTCCCAGTTGATTTCCTGGGCGCCGCCGCAGAACATTCGCTGCTGACGGCCGAGCCGGATCAGGTCAGCCGCCTGGCCAATGGCGTGACCGCCGCTCGAACAGGCCGAGCTGAGCGACCAGCAGGCACCGCGGGTCTGCAGCAGGGTGTTGAGATTCATGGTGATAACCGAGGTCATCGAGC
This genomic window from Desulfuromonas sp. contains:
- a CDS encoding histidine ammonia-lyase, with the translated sequence MSKDSAIILNGNDLTVDEIVAIGVGDRKVALDPEALERCRASRSFLEEEVAAKRVIYGVNTSFGPMCNKIIDDEQIEELQINLIRSHAAGLGDPLKDYIAIAVMAVRLNTLAKGFSGVRIELLEHMQWMINERLAAHIPECGSVGASGDLIHLAHLSLAIIGEGRLYYDGELTDAAATYRKLGRQPMRLSFKEGIALMNGTSAMTALAAFAIFGAKKLLNISCVTGAFAIEIFGGIDDAFDEDLHRVKPHHGQLQIADTIRRLYSGSQNITLRSEMHDKIRDQKSDGPVYETSINVQDVYSVRCTPQVLAPVAEAIEQASRVVEIEANSSNDNPIIIPEKKKVIHGGNFHGQSIGFVMDMLCMAISTLCNISERRTNKYLDKSLNEGLPEFLIPGTLGLTMGFMGAQYLATSTTAENRQLANPVSTNTISCNASNQDVVSMGTVAARKAFKSVSNAKHVVTLEVLADLQALSFRNAEGLGSGTGKIFRILNEDFNQYNNESIFHDDLVKFRKRLFSSQLFDDLSVYWEA
- a CDS encoding beta-ketoacyl-[acyl-carrier-protein] synthase family protein → MSLENVVVTGIGIISPLGLDYDQLVTALLAGESGVRHEAGLEKIGGLRSRLAATVQGVDPKSVPRKIRRSMSNMSIYAYLASQQALEMANWPEEELSAGRLGVIIGSTLGSTETSEKFFADYFRDYSLERMKSGLFFQIMGHSCAANVAQSLGITGRVMAPSAACATSCQAIGYAYEQIAFGRQDAILCGGADEFHPLTTATFDVMHAASIGYNDQPENSPRPFDAARDGIVCGEGSGILLLEKKSRAVARGATILAEVCGFATTSDTSSIANPDSNAMLECMQLALADAGLSAAAVDYVNAHATGTLQGDAAEAGAIRDLVGDRAPVSSLKGHLGHTMAASGSIEMAACIGMMQRGELVATRNLEVIDNNCAGLEHLKQNKKTESNVILKNNFAMGGINSTVILRSTKE
- a CDS encoding beta-ketoacyl synthase produces the protein MHRVAITGFGIVSCLGHDPQTVGTALRAGLSGIVVDEERRKLGFRSPLTGQIDGFDKSILSRKQRKSMTDFAVWTYATARDAMAMAGLEESDIANEQTGLLYGCDSSCIAAIEQVDALRKKGETKAIGSGHIFRSMTSVITMNLNTLLQTRGACWSLSSACSSGGHAIGQAADLIRLGRQQRMFCGGAQEINWESMCSFDGLGAFSTRIDDPAGASRPFDAGRDGLVPGGGAATVILERYDLAEKRGATILGEVLGYGFSSDGGQLSVPSDDGMSRAMRMALDDSGLAAAEIDYYCAHATSTPAGDAAEAKNIHAVFGERTPPVSALKALTGHELWMAGASQVVYTTIMAQQDFIAASANFERPCPETAGLNIIRETIPQAPRKVLCNSAGFGGTNAALVLDFS
- a CDS encoding outer membrane lipoprotein carrier protein LolA; amino-acid sequence: MSVSPKAKSRSGSTEIMKSFSLTILLFLLLALPGRANELDSLLERLRQAAAATQTLSSDFIQEKHLAIFSEKLLSEGRFAYRKPDQLRWELLTPFKSGFVLRGDQGVRWNGLSRERGRFSVERDPVMGMIAKQLLAWARVDLEWLQQRYQMELLQTQPPRLRLIPRDRGEAGFIRHLDITFAEDLRHIATVLLQETAGDQTLLHFKKVELNRALPDKVFEAPEF
- a CDS encoding 3-hydroxyacyl-ACP dehydratase; amino-acid sequence: MDLTLPLEAEELIPHRLPMRLVDRLVDIDDKNGTIEADIRADCPLVDASGVLDDIALTELIAQAYAMIKGYNDLLDAAPVRQGFLVGIKKLTRQASANSGDTLRIAIRTIAEFDDLAIARGEIWRADECLAEGEIKVWIN
- a CDS encoding 1-acyl-sn-glycerol-3-phosphate acyltransferase; the encoded protein is MPVILMNIWCYGMMFLWTLLGILVFPLVLGLCKIILRWPVDRLMRWYIWIYGRGWLLLMRPFVRFHREQMDHIRPGEPTLFVVNHFSFFDTYCMAMLPVHDIIFAVRAWPFRMFWYSQFMRLARYMNVEDSSWFETLENCKRAFANGGTVLFFPEGSRSRTGKLQRFYSGGFKAAIDAGVQLTPLVIDGTDILLPPGRKQLRPCRIKLRALEPIDTTEFSGNDGPLRLRKLTKERMSAALVEMRADRKDR
- a CDS encoding acyl carrier protein, which encodes MTEQEVIELIDSSLAEEFELDRADMTPDANIYEDLGLDSLDTVDMVIVLEGAFDFKIREEESIRAIRTLGDIHNFVLQKVEEHS
- a CDS encoding CoF synthetase translates to MGDVVPDICFADPEVIAGRQCQLLQQHLSYLDKASPWYREVFASNRIEPAKIQTLEDLQQLPLTGKQDLANQNEQFLAVGSDQVVDICQTSGTTGEPVTIWQTEKDLQRLALNEALSFAAAGITRHDKVLIGAALDRGFMAGLAYFLGLRRIGATALRVGSGQPALVAEAIEKQRPNVLVGVPSLFLGLARKMQGRGLDPAACGINKLICIGEPIRNPDLSLSPLGEALTGAWDAAVFGTYASTEMATAFTDCPAGCGGHLLPELIAVEIIDEEGSLLPPGEPGEVVVTPFGIEGTPLLRYRTGDIAALHPGPCACGRQTPRLGPIIGRKSQMLKVRGTTLYPAAIGNVLHRIPGVVNHYLEVEQQFDLSDRVRVVIGVSDTALTADYLAGEIAGKTRVRPEVVLISPEQITQKTVRPDRRKPITFFDYRKSEQESEKR